In Dehalococcoidales bacterium, a genomic segment contains:
- a CDS encoding hemolysin family protein, which translates to MTVEAWYLVLLVICFILSAFFSSSETAFTSLERFRLQHMVETNVSGAKRIAKLLEKPERFLSTILLGNNLVNILATAIATTLAINAWGQDKGVIIATISMTILLLIFGETTPKTFAKQYPERISRLFARPVEWLSWLFYPVVFVLSSLAAGLSRLVGGKAVPSTLISADEIKTMITVGHKEGTVEGNEANLLHAVFEFGDNPVSDVLVPRLEVVGVEKGKTIAEFLAIYAENSMSRFPVYVDNLDNIVGILSIKDVLMAQAKGTVTPESLIDDLIRPAYFVPESKPIDELFVEMRDRNYRMSIIVDEYGGTAGIVSLSRLMEEIVGPVGDELTAAEKDFESIDENTFQIDGTMRIEEANEKLGLFLPEGEYETVAGFILQLLGRIPKQGRQIKYENLKIVVTRMKGHKIEEITVTKEKQQEDEPTQGKV; encoded by the coding sequence ATGACAGTTGAAGCATGGTATTTAGTGCTTCTTGTGATTTGTTTTATTTTATCCGCTTTTTTCTCAAGTTCAGAAACCGCCTTTACATCACTGGAAAGATTTCGGCTTCAACACATGGTTGAAACCAATGTCAGCGGCGCCAAAAGAATAGCCAAATTATTGGAAAAGCCGGAAAGATTTTTATCCACAATTCTGCTGGGGAATAACCTGGTTAATATCCTGGCCACCGCAATTGCCACCACATTGGCAATCAATGCTTGGGGGCAGGATAAAGGCGTTATTATTGCCACTATATCGATGACAATCTTACTGCTGATTTTCGGGGAAACGACGCCGAAAACCTTTGCCAAGCAATATCCGGAAAGGATTTCCAGATTGTTTGCGCGCCCGGTTGAATGGTTAAGCTGGCTCTTTTATCCGGTAGTTTTTGTGCTTAGTTCGCTGGCTGCCGGTTTATCACGCCTTGTTGGCGGTAAAGCCGTGCCTTCAACACTTATTAGCGCCGATGAGATTAAAACGATGATTACCGTTGGACATAAAGAAGGAACGGTAGAAGGAAACGAAGCCAATCTTTTACATGCTGTTTTTGAATTCGGTGATAATCCGGTAAGCGATGTTTTAGTCCCCAGGTTGGAAGTGGTCGGTGTCGAAAAAGGTAAAACGATTGCCGAATTTTTGGCTATTTACGCCGAAAACTCAATGTCGCGTTTTCCTGTTTATGTCGATAATTTGGATAACATTGTCGGCATTCTTTCCATTAAAGATGTCCTGATGGCACAGGCAAAAGGCACTGTTACACCTGAAAGCTTAATTGACGATTTAATTCGCCCCGCCTATTTTGTTCCCGAGTCAAAACCGATTGACGAGCTTTTTGTTGAGATGCGTGACAGAAACTACAGGATGAGTATTATTGTCGATGAGTACGGTGGAACCGCCGGAATCGTATCGCTCAGCCGTTTGATGGAAGAAATTGTCGGTCCGGTGGGAGATGAACTAACCGCAGCGGAAAAAGATTTTGAATCGATTGATGAAAACACGTTCCAAATTGACGGGACCATGCGCATTGAAGAAGCTAACGAAAAATTGGGTTTATTCCTGCCCGAGGGTGAATATGAAACCGTTGCCGGGTTTATATTACAGCTTTTAGGCCGTATCCCGAAGCAAGGCAGACAAATTAAATACGAAAATCTTAAAATAGTGGTTACCCGTATGAAGGGTCATAAAATCGAAGAGATAACGGTAACCAAAGAAAAGCAGCAAGAAGATGAGCCGACTCAGGGTAAGGTTTAG
- the tsaD gene encoding tRNA (adenosine(37)-N6)-threonylcarbamoyltransferase complex transferase subunit TsaD, with translation MKILGIESSCDETAAAVVANGTDVLSNEIASQVEIHARYGGVVPEVASRQHILAVIPVIDKALKDAAVSWEDLDGIAVTVGPGLAGSLLVGASVAKALSAVKGIPLIGVNHLEAHLYANWLGENKPEFPLLCLIVSGGHSDLILMRGHGDYTVLGRTRDDAAGEAFDKTARILGLGYPGGPAIDKAAEGGDANIDLPHSWIKGTNDFSFSGVKTYLHKLNEDGKVDKDNIADLAASFQKAVVDVLVGKTIEAALQNDAKQILLSGGVASNRMLRRRMKEESHIPVLIPQPVFCTDNAAMVASCGYFRLKGGKTSALDVDVIPGLKLI, from the coding sequence ATGAAAATATTGGGGATTGAATCGTCTTGCGATGAAACAGCGGCGGCCGTTGTTGCAAACGGAACCGACGTGCTTTCAAACGAAATTGCCTCACAGGTGGAAATTCATGCCCGCTACGGAGGGGTTGTTCCCGAAGTGGCTTCCAGGCAGCACATCCTTGCGGTTATTCCGGTTATCGATAAAGCACTAAAAGATGCTGCCGTAAGCTGGGAGGATTTAGACGGGATTGCCGTCACCGTCGGACCCGGGCTGGCAGGCTCGCTTTTGGTCGGTGCCAGTGTTGCCAAGGCCTTGTCAGCTGTCAAGGGGATACCGCTAATCGGCGTTAATCACCTTGAAGCTCATTTATATGCCAACTGGCTGGGAGAAAACAAGCCCGAATTCCCGCTGCTCTGTTTAATTGTGTCCGGCGGCCATAGTGATCTTATCCTTATGCGAGGGCATGGGGATTATACGGTATTAGGCAGAACGCGCGACGACGCCGCGGGCGAAGCCTTTGACAAAACCGCCCGAATACTTGGGTTGGGATACCCCGGAGGACCGGCGATTGACAAGGCTGCCGAAGGCGGAGATGCCAATATTGACCTGCCGCATTCCTGGATTAAAGGCACCAACGATTTCAGCTTCAGCGGCGTTAAAACATATTTACATAAACTTAATGAAGACGGAAAAGTCGATAAAGATAACATCGCCGATTTGGCCGCCAGTTTTCAAAAAGCCGTAGTGGACGTTTTGGTAGGGAAAACAATCGAAGCCGCTTTGCAAAACGACGCCAAACAGATACTGCTTTCCGGAGGAGTCGCTTCCAATCGAATGTTACGCCGTCGGATGAAAGAAGAATCACACATTCCGGTATTAATCCCTCAGCCGGTCTTTTGCACCGATAACGCCGCAATGGTCGCATCCTGCGGTTATTTTCGCCTTAAAGGCGGCAAAACCAGCGCTTTAGATGTTGATGTAATCCCCGGACTCAAGTTAATCTGA
- a CDS encoding phosphoribosyltransferase family protein codes for TAAGFGYAAKSGIPLAEGLIKNRYMGRTFIAPDQRIRDLGVKTKFNPLQPVLEGKRVVLVDDSIVRGTTTPQVIKLLRKSGVKEIHMRVCAPPILFPCYLGVDMATKWELIAAQKSIDEIKDYIGADSLGYLSLDGLVKATGLPKKDFCLACLTGDYPVPVQLTMDKLAMEFECSQKHETVKE; via the coding sequence ACAGCTGCCGGTTTTGGATACGCCGCCAAATCGGGGATCCCACTGGCTGAAGGGTTAATCAAAAACCGCTATATGGGGCGCACATTTATTGCCCCCGACCAAAGAATCAGAGACCTCGGGGTAAAAACCAAGTTCAATCCGTTACAACCTGTTTTAGAAGGCAAGCGCGTCGTATTGGTTGACGATTCAATAGTGCGCGGAACAACAACACCGCAAGTAATTAAACTGCTTAGAAAAAGCGGCGTAAAAGAGATTCACATGCGTGTTTGTGCCCCGCCTATTCTTTTCCCGTGTTATCTCGGAGTTGATATGGCAACCAAATGGGAACTGATTGCCGCCCAAAAAAGCATTGACGAAATCAAAGATTATATCGGAGCCGATTCGCTGGGTTATCTAAGCCTCGACGGGCTTGTTAAGGCGACCGGTTTACCGAAGAAGGATTTTTGTTTGGCTTGCCTTACGGGAGATTACCCGGTGCCGGTACAACTCACCATGGATAAATTGGCAATGGAATTTGAATGCTCTCAAAAACACGAAACGGTAAAGGAATAA
- a CDS encoding TIGR03936 family radical SAM-associated protein, translated as MSRLRVRFRRGPEVKYISHLDIIRVWVRAFRRAGIPVAYSEGFNPHPRIALAAPLATGVTGDAELMDVYISETVSPHNFTAAVNRQMPVGFEILNTFQVDIKLPSLQAQVVAAEYTVLINVKHEVERLRQALTNMLALQQFPWQHERDTGVKSYDLRVLIEDLALEGCDNGIATVTMRLACDNRGSGRPEQVVKALGFDLPLSIHRTKLILKTS; from the coding sequence ATGAGCCGACTCAGGGTAAGGTTTAGGAGAGGGCCGGAGGTTAAATATATCTCTCACCTTGATATTATCAGGGTGTGGGTACGCGCCTTTAGGCGTGCCGGTATTCCTGTCGCCTATTCCGAAGGATTTAATCCTCATCCGCGGATTGCACTGGCGGCGCCGCTTGCAACCGGGGTTACCGGCGACGCCGAGTTAATGGATGTTTATATCTCGGAAACCGTTTCCCCGCATAATTTTACCGCCGCGGTAAACAGGCAAATGCCAGTTGGGTTTGAGATATTAAATACCTTTCAGGTAGATATTAAACTGCCGTCACTGCAAGCACAAGTGGTTGCCGCCGAATATACGGTTTTAATCAACGTAAAACACGAAGTTGAACGCCTTAGACAAGCATTGACAAATATGCTTGCTTTGCAACAGTTCCCATGGCAACATGAGCGTGATACGGGGGTTAAATCTTATGACCTTAGGGTTCTGATTGAAGATCTTGCCCTTGAGGGTTGCGATAACGGAATTGCCACGGTTACGATGAGATTAGCCTGTGATAATCGCGGTTCGGGTAGGCCGGAGCAAGTTGTTAAGGCTTTGGGCTTTGATTTGCCCCTATCGATTCATCGAACCAAATTAATACTAAAAACGAGTTGA
- a CDS encoding histidine phosphatase family protein, with protein sequence MLKIMLVRHGETDWNRVKRVQGGSSDVPLNNIGEQQAKGLGKMLSQEKIKAVFSSPLQRAAVTAEEIAILHNTSVEVVPDLREIEAGKLEGVLSADLGKRFSEYLFNEDETVKIPGGESLAEVQERVWNFIEDLTARYNESTVVLVSHYFVILSVICKVLDVPLQNINRFRMDTGSISIITIDEGALWLQVFNDTGYMSNELRKACSSYPRSL encoded by the coding sequence ATGTTAAAAATTATGCTTGTAAGGCACGGAGAGACGGATTGGAACCGCGTCAAAAGGGTTCAAGGGGGTTCCAGCGATGTTCCCTTAAATAATATCGGAGAGCAGCAGGCCAAAGGCTTGGGCAAGATGTTATCCCAAGAGAAAATTAAAGCCGTTTTTTCCAGCCCTCTGCAGCGTGCTGCGGTTACCGCAGAGGAAATTGCGATTTTACATAACACTAGTGTTGAGGTTGTCCCGGACCTTCGTGAGATAGAAGCCGGAAAACTCGAAGGTGTTTTATCCGCCGATCTTGGAAAAAGGTTTAGCGAATATCTTTTTAACGAAGACGAAACAGTAAAAATTCCCGGCGGTGAGTCGCTGGCTGAGGTGCAGGAACGGGTTTGGAATTTTATAGAAGACCTCACTGCGCGCTACAATGAATCTACCGTTGTTTTGGTAAGCCATTACTTTGTGATTCTCTCCGTCATCTGTAAGGTTTTAGATGTCCCTCTGCAAAATATAAACCGTTTTCGGATGGATACCGGCAGTATCAGTATTATTACAATCGATGAGGGCGCACTCTGGCTGCAGGTTTTTAACGATACCGGATATATGTCCAACGAACTGCGCAAGGCTTGCTCATCATATCCGCGCTCATTATAA
- the tilS gene encoding tRNA lysidine(34) synthetase TilS: MPTEKVLNFILENRLVSKGDCLLLAISGGHDSVCLLHIMLSLKDVLGVTLHIAHLDHQLRGAESEADAAYVAKLASSLGLPFTMSRVDVNSYQKKHKLSLEEAAREVRYDFLAETASAISADAIVTGHTLNDHAETVMLNIIRGTGIGGLVGLKAKSRRRLCGKQFDIIRPMLSISREETEAYCLSHNLAAREDSTNKSLSPLRNRIRHRLFPELKQYNPKIIEALLRTSAIAADEIEFLDSELQKVWETIVSEQNGIVIISKAGLDGLANALKRLLLRNAIKISAGTLKDIEERHIEEIMDALKKQAGKYINLPYGLIFAVEYDRYLLGKDIKALCPFPELTSEPDIKVPGVTEGLGWSITTAITDKITEEDNSNQFIAFLDADKCEGNLTLRNRIEGDRFQPLGFDTPKRLNRFMIDLKIPQAWRERVPLVCCRGQGLPTYGQIIWVVGYRIDDRYKVTEKTKRILRVEFRLS; the protein is encoded by the coding sequence ATGCCCACAGAAAAAGTCCTCAATTTTATTCTTGAAAACCGTTTGGTGTCAAAGGGTGATTGTCTACTCCTTGCGATTTCCGGCGGGCATGATTCGGTTTGCCTCTTGCATATTATGTTAAGCTTGAAGGACGTGTTGGGGGTCACCTTGCACATTGCCCATTTAGATCACCAACTGCGTGGGGCGGAATCCGAAGCGGATGCGGCTTATGTTGCCAAACTTGCCAGCAGTTTGGGATTACCTTTTACAATGTCAAGGGTTGATGTCAACAGTTATCAAAAGAAACACAAATTATCATTGGAAGAAGCGGCGCGCGAGGTGCGTTACGATTTCCTGGCCGAAACGGCAAGCGCTATTAGTGCTGATGCTATTGTTACCGGGCATACCTTAAACGATCATGCCGAAACGGTAATGTTAAATATCATACGAGGGACAGGTATCGGGGGGTTGGTGGGGCTAAAAGCAAAGAGTCGCCGCAGGTTGTGCGGCAAGCAATTTGACATAATCAGGCCGATGTTATCAATCAGCCGCGAAGAAACGGAGGCATATTGCCTTTCTCATAACTTGGCGGCGCGCGAAGACAGCACCAACAAGTCGTTATCGCCGCTGCGTAATCGTATCAGACATCGGCTTTTTCCGGAGTTGAAACAATATAATCCGAAAATTATCGAGGCTTTGTTACGCACTTCCGCAATTGCCGCCGATGAAATCGAATTTTTGGATTCCGAACTGCAAAAAGTTTGGGAAACCATTGTAAGTGAACAAAACGGTATTGTTATAATCAGTAAAGCCGGATTGGACGGGCTGGCAAATGCCCTCAAACGCTTACTGCTTAGGAATGCGATTAAAATTTCGGCGGGAACATTAAAAGATATCGAAGAGCGCCATATTGAAGAAATAATGGATGCTTTGAAGAAACAGGCCGGCAAGTATATCAACCTGCCTTACGGGCTTATTTTTGCGGTAGAATACGACAGGTACCTGCTTGGCAAAGACATTAAAGCCCTTTGCCCCTTCCCGGAGTTAACTTCCGAGCCCGATATAAAAGTCCCCGGTGTCACCGAAGGCCTCGGTTGGAGCATTACAACCGCAATTACCGATAAAATAACCGAAGAAGATAATTCGAATCAATTTATTGCTTTTTTGGATGCGGATAAATGCGAAGGCAATCTGACTTTACGCAACCGAATTGAGGGCGACCGTTTTCAACCCCTTGGTTTTGATACCCCAAAGCGTTTAAATCGCTTTATGATTGACCTTAAAATCCCGCAGGCATGGCGAGAGCGTGTGCCGCTGGTCTGCTGCCGTGGACAGGGCTTGCCTACCTATGGACAAATTATCTGGGTTGTCGGTTATCGTATTGATGACAGGTACAAAGTAACCGAGAAAACAAAGCGTATCTTGAGGGTTGAGTTTAGATTATCTTGA
- a CDS encoding M48 family metallopeptidase, which produces MDSRDSSEKLSRVVIPPGKQVQANRLARTGRLLTFFKGLLFAAVLAGLIVNSVLTGLPLYYQLPPMPSLLVNGLILIGIFWLLSIPFDFYKDFILARRYGLSVQGFGAWLSSYIRNIILISVLAVGLVAIVYLAIVLYPEIWWLLIWAFLMIVSIILNLLLPGVLTPLFFKSEPISDKNLKKRFLTLSANAGVSIKGVYRVGLSDKETTANAALVGIGKGKRILLSDTLLTQYSDDEIEAVIAHELGHIKNRDTAGMFLFQTVVIFACLWLTAVIVKALTTPLGFDGIEDVAILPLFVLVFVTVNIIFTPLSNALMRSFEIAADDFALRLTRNPEAFIAMITKLNEQNPGETLPPLWVEFLLNDHPVYHRRISYAKGFILDREERQVKE; this is translated from the coding sequence TTGGATAGCCGAGATAGCTCCGAAAAACTGTCAAGGGTTGTCATACCGCCAGGTAAACAGGTGCAGGCCAATCGCCTCGCCCGTACCGGTCGCCTGCTCACCTTTTTCAAGGGCTTATTGTTTGCCGCTGTTTTAGCGGGTCTTATCGTAAATTCCGTTTTAACGGGTTTACCTCTTTATTATCAATTACCGCCGATGCCGTCGCTTTTGGTGAATGGGCTGATTCTTATCGGTATTTTCTGGCTTTTATCAATTCCGTTCGATTTTTACAAAGACTTTATATTGGCACGGAGATACGGTTTATCCGTGCAAGGTTTCGGAGCCTGGCTGTCATCTTATATCCGCAATATAATCTTAATCTCGGTTTTAGCCGTGGGGCTTGTTGCGATTGTCTATTTGGCGATTGTTTTATATCCCGAAATATGGTGGCTTTTAATCTGGGCCTTTTTGATGATTGTTAGCATTATTCTTAATTTGCTTTTACCGGGCGTATTAACCCCGCTCTTTTTTAAATCCGAGCCGATTAGTGATAAAAATTTAAAAAAACGTTTTTTGACGCTGAGCGCCAATGCGGGCGTATCAATTAAAGGGGTTTACCGGGTTGGGCTGAGCGACAAAGAGACTACCGCCAACGCCGCCTTGGTCGGTATCGGCAAAGGAAAGCGTATTCTACTTAGCGATACCTTATTAACACAATATTCGGATGATGAAATTGAGGCGGTTATTGCGCATGAGCTTGGACACATCAAAAACCGCGACACTGCCGGAATGTTTTTATTCCAGACTGTCGTTATCTTTGCTTGCCTTTGGTTAACGGCTGTTATTGTCAAGGCATTGACAACCCCTTTGGGGTTTGACGGAATCGAAGATGTGGCGATATTACCGCTTTTTGTTTTGGTTTTTGTTACGGTTAATATCATTTTTACCCCGCTTTCGAATGCGCTAATGCGCAGCTTTGAAATTGCGGCAGATGATTTTGCGCTTAGGCTGACCCGAAATCCCGAGGCATTTATTGCGATGATAACCAAATTAAACGAACAAAACCCCGGAGAAACGCTTCCGCCTTTGTGGGTGGAATTTTTGTTAAACGACCATCCCGTGTATCATAGACGTATATCCTATGCGAAGGGTTTTATTTTAGATAGAGAAGAGCGACAGGTTAAGGAGTAG
- the purH gene encoding bifunctional phosphoribosylaminoimidazolecarboxamide formyltransferase/IMP cyclohydrolase: MRAIISVSDKTGVADFVKELPALGFEVFSTGGTQKSLIEAGVPVKGVSDITGFPEILDGRVKTLHPSVHGGLLAKRNLDSHMAELKDNNIQPIDMVVVNLYPFVQTVAKDGVTLDTALENIDIGGPTMIRAAAKNFPGVIVIVDPTDYPLILEKLKKGEVDMAERQRLAQKAFQHVAVYDTAIAQYLRQGVDSFPEDMTIALKKRYDLRYGENPHQKAAFYSESVPGKKQDTGITWAQVLWGKELSFNNILDADAAWNTVTDFSEPTVCIVKHTNPCGLASNSNIVEAYKNAFAGDTVSAFGGIVACNRKITLAMAEAMKEVFYEIVIAPEYDDEALTLLKQKKNLRILVPELAADYSSNPIGYTDYRRVKGGMLVQSSDTLAESALELKTVTKRAPTAEELQDLKFAWRAVKHIKSNAIVFAKNGMMLGMGSGQPNRVFSVNIAAEKAGEEAKGAVMASDAMFPFPDSVEQAATAGITAIIHPGGSIRDNESIEAADKYGIAMVFTGVRHFLH, translated from the coding sequence ATGAGAGCCATTATAAGCGTATCCGATAAAACCGGTGTCGCCGATTTTGTAAAAGAGCTACCCGCTTTAGGGTTTGAAGTTTTCTCCACCGGGGGAACTCAAAAATCTTTAATCGAAGCCGGGGTTCCTGTCAAAGGGGTTTCAGATATTACCGGATTTCCCGAGATACTTGACGGGCGCGTCAAAACATTGCATCCTTCTGTTCACGGCGGGCTTCTTGCCAAACGCAACTTGGATTCGCATATGGCGGAGTTAAAAGATAATAACATCCAACCCATTGACATGGTGGTGGTAAACCTTTACCCGTTTGTCCAGACTGTTGCTAAAGACGGCGTTACACTGGATACCGCTTTGGAGAATATCGATATCGGCGGACCGACTATGATACGCGCCGCCGCCAAAAATTTCCCAGGGGTTATTGTTATTGTCGATCCGACGGACTATCCGTTAATACTTGAGAAATTAAAAAAAGGCGAAGTTGATATGGCGGAAAGGCAAAGGTTGGCGCAAAAGGCTTTCCAGCATGTTGCCGTATACGATACAGCCATAGCGCAATACTTAAGGCAAGGTGTTGACAGTTTCCCCGAGGATATGACAATCGCTTTAAAAAAACGCTACGATTTAAGATACGGCGAAAACCCGCATCAAAAAGCGGCGTTCTATTCCGAAAGTGTCCCCGGCAAAAAACAGGATACCGGTATTACTTGGGCTCAAGTGCTCTGGGGCAAGGAACTTTCTTTTAACAATATATTGGATGCCGATGCCGCTTGGAATACCGTTACCGACTTTTCCGAACCGACCGTTTGTATCGTAAAACATACCAATCCCTGCGGGCTTGCCAGCAATTCCAATATTGTCGAAGCCTACAAAAATGCCTTTGCCGGCGATACGGTTTCCGCATTCGGAGGCATTGTGGCCTGCAACCGCAAGATTACTTTAGCTATGGCCGAGGCTATGAAGGAAGTCTTTTATGAGATTGTTATTGCGCCGGAATACGACGACGAAGCACTTACCCTTTTAAAACAGAAAAAGAACCTGCGTATTCTTGTTCCGGAGCTGGCTGCCGATTACAGCAGTAATCCTATTGGCTACACGGACTATCGCCGCGTTAAAGGCGGAATGTTAGTTCAAAGCTCCGATACACTGGCTGAGAGCGCTTTAGAGTTAAAAACAGTAACCAAAAGAGCGCCTACCGCGGAGGAACTTCAAGACTTAAAATTTGCATGGAGAGCGGTCAAGCATATTAAATCCAACGCTATCGTTTTTGCCAAAAACGGGATGATGCTCGGAATGGGTTCGGGGCAGCCTAATCGTGTTTTTAGTGTCAATATTGCCGCTGAAAAAGCCGGAGAAGAAGCTAAAGGGGCGGTAATGGCCTCGGATGCGATGTTCCCGTTCCCCGATAGCGTTGAACAGGCAGCCACAGCGGGAATTACTGCCATCATTCACCCGGGCGGTTCGATAAGGGATAACGAATCGATAGAAGCCGCCGATAAATACGGGATTGCTATGGTGTTTACCGGTGTAAGGCATTTCTTACACTGA
- the purM gene encoding phosphoribosylformylglycinamidine cyclo-ligase: MKYTYDAAGVSINTADSIKSLIKQHAKSTARPEVLAGPGLFGGMFEFKGYQQPVLVSSIDGVGTKLKIAEAMDRHDTIGQDLVNHSVNDILTCGAEPLFFLDYIAMGKLSPDKIEAVVKGLSIACRENNCALIGGETAEMPGLYAEGDYDLAGCIIGVVEKENIINGTSITAGDIALGVASNGLHTNGYSLARKILGDTPEAVRKFYPEMGKTVGEALLEPHICYLKPLKSSLTLIKGMAHITGGGIPGNVPRILPDGLTARFDSSKWKVPYIFKLIQEKGEIDTKEMYRVFNMGVGMILFCSPDNVAKITEQVPGIQVIGDVIKQTGSNRVIIE; encoded by the coding sequence ATAAAGTACACATATGATGCCGCAGGTGTCAGCATCAACACCGCTGACAGTATAAAATCACTTATAAAACAGCATGCCAAATCAACGGCACGGCCGGAAGTCTTGGCGGGGCCGGGGCTTTTCGGTGGAATGTTTGAGTTTAAAGGTTACCAACAACCGGTTCTGGTTTCCAGCATTGACGGTGTCGGCACCAAATTGAAAATAGCGGAAGCTATGGACAGGCATGACACCATCGGTCAAGACCTTGTCAACCACTCCGTAAACGATATTTTAACTTGTGGCGCCGAACCTTTATTCTTCTTGGACTATATCGCCATGGGTAAATTGTCTCCTGACAAAATCGAGGCAGTTGTCAAGGGGTTGTCAATTGCTTGCCGCGAAAATAACTGTGCCCTTATCGGTGGGGAAACCGCTGAAATGCCGGGATTATACGCCGAGGGCGATTACGACTTAGCCGGCTGCATTATCGGTGTTGTTGAAAAAGAAAATATTATTAACGGAACCTCAATAACAGCGGGAGATATCGCTTTGGGAGTGGCATCCAACGGATTACACACTAACGGATATTCACTGGCACGCAAAATATTGGGCGATACGCCGGAAGCAGTCCGCAAATTCTATCCCGAGATGGGGAAAACCGTTGGGGAAGCGCTATTGGAACCCCATATTTGTTATTTGAAACCGCTTAAATCATCATTAACACTAATTAAAGGAATGGCACATATTACCGGCGGCGGAATCCCGGGCAACGTTCCCAGAATACTGCCGGACGGCCTAACCGCCAGATTTGACAGCAGTAAATGGAAAGTCCCCTACATTTTCAAACTGATTCAAGAAAAGGGTGAAATTGACACCAAAGAAATGTACCGCGTCTTTAATATGGGGGTCGGGATGATCTTATTCTGTTCGCCCGACAATGTCGCCAAAATAACCGAACAAGTACCCGGCATCCAAGTCATCGGAGATGTAATAAAACAGACAGGAAGCAACCGAGTTATCATAGAATAA
- the groES gene encoding co-chaperone GroES — protein sequence MAIALQPLADRVVVKPIEREEMTKGGIVLPDTAKERPMEGEVIAAGPGRMTDDGQRIAMDVKVGDIVVYAKYGGTELKIDGQDYMILNESQILAKKA from the coding sequence ATGGCAATTGCATTGCAACCGTTAGCCGACCGAGTAGTCGTCAAACCGATTGAAAGAGAGGAGATGACCAAAGGGGGAATCGTCTTACCCGATACCGCCAAAGAAAGACCGATGGAAGGCGAAGTAATCGCTGCCGGACCCGGAAGAATGACCGATGACGGCCAGAGGATAGCCATGGATGTTAAGGTTGGTGATATCGTTGTTTACGCCAAATACGGCGGAACCGAACTGAAAATAGACGGGCAAGATTACATGATCTTGAACGAAAGCCAAATCTTAGCAAAAAAAGCTTAA